The Comamonas piscis region GTAGCAGCGGAGTGGCGGATGGGGTGGTGGGAGATGTCATGGCGGCGGTCTTTCTATCCATGGCAGCTAATGTAGACATTGCCATGGTGTGAAGGTCAAGCCCCTGCCGCCAGCGGCTGCAAATGCAAGGCAGGGCAACGCAGCCGGCCCCGCCAGCCGCCTTACCAGTTGCTCTGAATCTTGCGCCGGCCCTCTTGCGGGAAGGCGGGGGTTTGCGGCACATAAACACCCGGCTGGGCTTTGGGGCTGCTGCCGCCCTTGGCTGCAGCAGTTGCCCCGGCAGACCCAGAACCCGCAGGTGCTGCCCCGGCTTGCACCAGCCAGCTCACCACTTCCGAGCGGTCGGCACGGGTGGCAAAGTCGCTGGCCGTCAGGCCTTGCTGGTTCTTCAGCTTGGGGTCAGCGCCCTCTTTGATCAGTAGCTGCACGGCGCTGCGCGTGCCGTACTGGGCGGCCATCATCAAAGGCGTAGTGCCGTTGGGCGACGCGGCATCGATATAGGCATGGTGCTCCAGCAGCAAAGCAACCATCTGCAGGTCCGAGCCGTCTTCGCTCGGGGCCGATACCGCATAGTGCAGCGGTGTCCAGCCCTCGCGGTTCACATCGGCATCGCGGGCAATCAAGGCCTTGGCCAGATCGACCTGGCCCTTGATGGCGGCCATCATCAGCGGCGTCTCGCCCTTGGCATTGGCCAGGTTCACATTGGTGGACGGCAGCGCAATCATGCCCTTTGCGGCGCGGTAGGAATCGAGCTTGAAAGCCTGGGTTAGGCCCGTCTCGCCCTTTTCACTGACCGTGTTGGGGTCAAAACCGCGTTGCACCAACGCCTCGATGCCCTTGGCATCGTCACGGATGATGCGGGTGAAGAAATCGTCATACGAGCCGGCCTGCGCGGCGGCGCAAGCCAGCCACAGGGCCGCTGCACAGGCGGCGCGAAGCGGAAACAAAGAACCAGGCTTGGCAAGCAGCTTCATGACAGCACTCCGCTGAAAAGTCGGTCGAAATTGCGGTTGGTGGCTTCGGCCACCGCCTCCACGCTGGTGGCGCGCACGGCAGCAATCTGCGCGGCCACATGCGGCACATAGGCGGGGATATTGGTCTTGCCCCGAAAAGGGACCGGCGCCAGATAGGGGCTGTCGGTCTCGATCAACAAGCGGTCTTCCGGCACAAAGGCGGCCACGTCGCGCAGATCCTGGGCCTTTTTGAAGGTGATGATGCCGGAGAACGAGATGTAAAAGCCCAGGTCCAGCGCGGCGCGGGCGACGTCCATGCTCTCGGTAAAGCAGTGGAACACACCGCCTGCGGCGTTCGTGCCACCGGTCTCGCCCTCTTCGCGCAGCAGGCGCAAGGTGTCGTCCGAGGCGCTGCGGGTATGGATCACCAGCGGTTTGCGCACCTGCTGGGCGGCGCGGATATGGGTGCGAAAGCGCTCACGCTGCCATTCCAGATCGGCAATCGTGCGGCCGCCCTTGCGGTCTTCCATGCCGTAATAGTCCAGGCCGGTCTCGCCAATCGCCACCACCCGGGGCAGCGCAGCGCGCGCCACCAAGTCCTGCGCGCTGGGCTCGGTCAGCCCTTCGGTGTCGGGGTGTACGCCCACGCTGCACCAAAAATTGTCGTAGCGCATCGCCAGCGCGTGCACATCGGGGAACTCTTCCATCGTGCAGCTGATGCACAGCGCGCGGGTTACCTGGGCCTCGTCCATCTTGGCGCGGATGGCGGGCAAGTCCTGGGCAAGCTCGGGGAAATTTAGGTGGCAGTGGGAATCAGTGAACATCGGTCGTCAAAGCTGCAGGCGCGCAAACCGCCGCAGTCCAAATACAAAGAACTGCTGCCATTGTCCGCGCTCCGGCTGCCATGCCGGTCTCTGGCACCGTAAAACCCTGTCAGCCCGGCCAGCAAATCCGGGTGAGACAGGATCAATCCCAGCGATCAGATGGTCTGGGTGGCGCGGTCTGCCTGCAAGGCCGTGCCCAAGATCTGTTCAATCTTGTAACGCAGTTCGTCGGTCTTCGGGTCTTTGGGAAAACGCACGCCAATGCCCTGGGTGCGGTTGCCGCTGGCGCCGGCTGGTGTTACCCAGCCCACCTTGCCGGCGATCGGGTAGCGCTGCGGATCTTGCGGCAGGGTCAGCAGCAGGTAGACATCATCGCCCAGCGCATAGTCCTTGGGCGTGGGCACAAAAATGCCGCCTTCTTTGAACAAGGGGATGTAGGCGGCATACAGCGCTGCCTTTTCCTTGATAGCCAGTTGCAGAACGCTGGGGCGCGCGCCGGCCGTGCCCGGTGTGGGAGTGGGACTGTTCATAGACTGCAAGGATAACCAAATTTTGCGACCTCTCGCCCTGTGCGGACGCAAACATCGCTGCGCTGGCCGGCTTGTTACAGCGCAGGCCGCGTTGCCATCAGCGGCGCGATTGCAACACGCTGGCCGCTTGGGCCACCAGGGCTTCGAGCATGAGCCCCTGGTTGAAGGGGTGGGATGCCGTGCGCAGCGACTGCGTCAAGGCCTTGCTCCAGCGTGCCAATACCGCCAACGCTGGCGGTGGCGGCAAATCCGCTGCCTCAAAAAACCGTGGTGCAGCCCCCACACGCAGCATCAGCAGGTCATGGCAGAGCTTTTGCAAGGCATCGACCACCTCGGGCGCCGACAGGCTGGCCAGAGCGCCGGGCTGGCCATTGGCCAAATCCTTGGGCAGTTTTTTCCAGACCTGGGGCGAGCGGCCCGCCTGCATCTGCGCCAGCGCGTCATCGGGGCGGCCGCCCGCTGCCTGCAGCAGGGCGTCTACCTGGTCCTCGGGCACTGCTTGCGCCACCAGCCAGTTGCGGGCCGATGCAGCATCGGGCCACTGCATGGTATGGGCCAGGCAGCGGCTGCGGATGGTGGGCAGCAGCTGGTGTGCGGCCTCGGTCGCCAGCACAAAGCGCGCATCACCCGGCGGCTCTTCCAAGGTTTTGAGCAGCGCGTTGGCCGTGATGGCATTCATCTTCTCAGCGGGGAACACCAGCACCGCCTTGCCCTTGCCCCGGCCCGAAGTGCGCTGCGTGAACTCCACCGCATCGCGCATCGCATCCACCCGGATCTCCTGGCTGGGCTTGCGCTTCTTGTCGTCAATGTCGGCCTGGGCTTTTTCCGGCAAGGGCCAGCCCAAGGCCAGCATCTCCGTCTCGGGCATCAGCACACACAGGTCCGTGTGGGCATGCACATCAATCGCATGGCAGCTGGCGCAGTGGCCACAGGCGCCCTGGGGCGTGGGCGCATCGCAAAGCCAGGCCCGCACCAGGCCCATGGCCAACGAGAACTGGCCCAGGCCCGAGGGGCCTTGCAGCAGCCAGGCATGGCCACGCTGGGCCAGCAGTTGCTCGCGCTGTCGGTCAATCCAGGGCGCTGCCGGGGCCGGTGCTGCGGATACGGGCTCGGCCGCTGCGCTGTTCTTGGCGGTGGCCATCTCAGCCCTCTACCTGGCTGGCGCTCAGCCAGCCTTGGGCTTCAACCGCCTCGCGCACCGCCTGCCAGACCGCCGGCTTGGGCTGGTGCGAGTCAATGCGCGCAAAACGCTCGGGTTGCGCCAGTGCCCGCTCGGCATAGCCGGCAGCCACCCGGGCAAAAAATTGTTGGGGTTCGGCCTCAAAACGGTCGGGCGCACGGGCACCGGCCAGGCGCTCTGCCGCCACCTCGGTGGGCAGGTCAAACCAGATGGTCAGGTCAGGCTGGCGCAGCACGCCTTGGCCCAGTTCGGGCCGGGCCTGCACCATGTGCTCCAGTACCGACAGCACCTGCAGGTCAAAACCGCGCCCGGCGCCCTGGTAGGCAAAGGTGGCATCGGTAAAACGGTCGCACAGCACCACATCGCCGCGCGCCAGTGCGGGCTCAATCACCTGCTGCAGGTGGTCGCGCCGGCCGGCAAACACCAGCAAGGCCTCGGTCAGCGCATCCATGGGCTCTTGCAAAAACAGCGCGCGCAGCTTTTCGGCCAGCGGCGTGCCGCCCGGCTCGCGCGTGCTCACCACCTGGCGGCCAGCGGCCACAAAGGCATCGTGCAGGCCTTGGATGTGCGAGGATTTACCGGCGCCGTCAATGCCTTCAAAGCTGATGAACAGACCGCGCGAGGCAGGAGGTGACGCGGCAACAGAGGCGGGAGAGGATGGAGTCATGCTGCGCAAGATTGTACGTGCCCGCCAGCCCCTCGGGCCGCTTCAGGCGGCTGGGTCAAAGTCCGCATCGCCGGCCACACCGCGTTTGCGCGCCACCGCATAAGCCGTCAACACCTGGTGGGCGACCATATCCACACTCGGCCGGGTCACCCCTTCGCGGTCCACCCAGACCTTGGGGGTCAGGCTGCCCGACAGGCAGATGCTGTCGGCATCGCCCAGGCCCAGCAGCGCAGCAACCGGCGCATCGTCAAACGCAATGACATTGACGATCAGCATCTCGCCATCGCCCGCGCCGGCATTGGCACGCACCTTGGCCAGCGCATACGGCTTGCCGGTTTTACTGATGCGCTCCACCGGCTGGCCCAGTATGCGCCCGGATACCAATCCATCCATCATGCTTTGATCCCCCATTGAAGCCCTGCAGTTTAGCTGCTAGAACTGGCTATGCGCAGCAGAAAACAGACCGGAGGCAGTTCCATGGCAGGCCCAATGGCTGCACATCAAGGATGGCGAGTCGGCTTGTCTGGCGGATCGGCGTTAGTTACAGGCACCACCGGAACGCCGTCAAGCGTCCTGAAGTTGGGCAAGGGCGTTTTGCCCAGCGTCCAGGCCATGCGCGACCCCGCACCGATCAAGGCACCCATCACCCAGAAGACACCACCCACCCCGATGGCAGCCCCGGCAGCGCCAAACATCAGCGGCATGCAGACGCTGGAGCCATTGATCAGCATCAGCCGCAGACCCACGGCCTCGCCATGGCGCTCCTCGGGGGTGATCTGGTGCAGCATGCTCATGGCCATCGGCTGCACGCTGCCCAGGCCAATGCCCAGCAACGCAGAGCAAAAAGCCATGGCCCAGGCATTGGGCATCAGCGGGTAAATGGCAAAGATGGCGGCGGTCAGCACCATGGCGGCCATCACCACGGTCATCTCACGCAGGTGGCGCGAAATGGCAGGCAGCAGCACGCGGATAACAAAGGCAGCCAGTGCAAACACGCCCAGCACGGCGCCAATCTCGGAGGCCGACAGCCCCCGGTCATGGCCGAGCAAGGGCACGACAAAGGTGTGTACATCCCAGCAGGATGCGACCAGCCAGTTGACGATCAGCAGACGGCGGAAGGACTGCTCGCGCAGCAAATCCCAGGCATGGTGCGGCTGGCCATCGGTCTTGGCCGGTGCCGGTGCTATTTCCTCGGCGCTGCGCACGCACCACCAGGCGACGACCGAGAACAGCGCCAGCACCGCGAACGCGATGCGGTAGGACAGGTTGTTGCCCGCCTGGCCGGTGGAGTGGTCGATGATCAGCCCCGTGACCATGGGCCCCAGAAAATTGGCAATCGCCGGGCCCAGCGATAGCCAGCTGAAAATCTGGCGCAGCTCACTGGCCTCATGCGCGACGCGGCCGGCATGGCGCTGCAGCGCGATGATGGAGATGCCGCAGCCCGCGCCCGTCAGCAAGGCGGACAGGCACAGCACTTCAAAACGGGGAAAGGCAACGCCAATGGCGGTGCCGGCAAAGGCCAGCGCAATCGCCGCCAGCATTGGCTTCATAAAGCCATGCCGGTCGGCATAGCGGCCCGCCGGTAGCGCCAAAAATACCTGGGTCAGCGCAAAAAGGCTGAGCAAGAACCCCACGGCGCCGGGGGTGTAGCCATCGCGCAAGGCCAGCAGCGGAGCCGCCAAGCGCGTGCCTGTCATACAGGTATGGACAAAAAACTGGCCGATGATCAGCCGCATCAACTCGCGATTCACGCGTTTCCTTCAGTGCCTTGTTCACTTGGCACTTGCTTGGCCTGCATTGTCCTCTAAGAAATAGGGGTAAGGCTGTCGCCTTCGTCCGGGTCCGTGCTAATGGCCCCTATCTCGCCGGCGGTCGGTGTCTCATGCACATGCGAGAGCCGTTTTTTGATGGCCCGCGTGCGCACATCGACCTGCTCAAACTTCTTGGCCGCCTGGTCCAGCGACTTGCGCGTGGCCTCCACCACCTCGCCAAACTTGTTGAACTCGGTCTTGACCTGGCCCAGCACGGCCCAGACCTCGGAACTGCGCTTTTCGATGGCCAGGGTCTTGAAACCCATCTGCAAGCTGTTAAGCATCGCCGCCAAATTGGCAGGGCCGGACACCATCACCCGGCAGTCGTTTTGCACCGCCTCGACCAGGCCCGGCCGGCGCATCACCTCGGCAAACAGGCCCTCGGTGGGCAGATAGAGCACCGCAAAATCCGTGGTATTGGGGGGCGACACATACTTGCTGTGGATCTTTTTGGCCTCCAGGCGGATGGAGTTTTCAAAGCTGGTGCTCGCCGACTGGATGGCCGCCTTGTCCATGCTTTCCTGCGCATCCATCAGCCGCTGGTAGTGCTCGACGGGGTACTTGGAGTCAATCGGCAGCCACACCGGCTTGTCCTCGCTGTGGCCCGGCAGGCGGATGGCGAACTCCACCATCTCATCGCTGCCCGGCACGGTCTTGACATTCTTGGCGTACTGCTGTGCCGTCAGCACGTTGTCGATGATCATGCCCAGCTGCAGCTCGCCCCAGGTGCCGCGCGATTTGACATTGGTCATCACGCGCTTGAGATCGCCCACGCTGCCGGCCAGGGTCTGCATCTCGCCCAGGCCCTTGTGTACCTGCTCCAGCCGGTCGCTGACCAGCTTGAAGGATTCACCCAGGCGCTGCTCCAGGGTGGCATGCAGCTTTTCATCCACCGTCTTGCGCATCTCTTCGAGCTTGCTGGCGTTGTCGCTCTGGATGCTGGCGAGGCGCTCATTGAGCGTGCCGCGCAACTGCTCGGCCTGCTGCTGGTTGGCCTGCAGCAGCTGGGCGAGCTGGCGCCCTACCCCATCTTGCATGCCCGTCAGGTGCGACTGCACATCGGTCTTGAGCGTGGTCAGGCTGTGGTGGTTGGCGCGGGTGAGCGCATCAACGCGCTGGGTGAGCGAGGTATCGAGCACCGACAGGCGCTGGTTCACGGCAGCATCGAGGTGGGCCAGGCGCTGGGCCAGCTGGGTCTCGAACCCGGCCAGTGCCTGGGTCAGCTCCTGGCGGCCCAGGCGGGATTCGGCCAGGCTTTGCGACATGCGCGCTTCCAGCGATTCGCGGAACTCGCCCATCACATCCTGGCTGCCCTGGTTCAGCTCGCGCAGCTGCAGGCTGACGTGTTGGGACAAATGGCTAAGCGCTCCTTCGCTGCGCGCCAGCGCCTGTACTGTTTGCTGCTGGTCGCGGGCCTGGCGCTCTTGCTGCTGCGCCCAGGCCTCGCCCAGGTCCACCTTGGGCCGGCGCAGCCACAAGATCAGCAAGTTGGCCAAGGCCGCCAGCAGCAGCAAGGCCAGCAGCACCAAATGGAGCAGCGACGGATCCAGATCCAGATTCACAACCATTCCCCGTTGTTGAGAAGACTGCAAAAATAATAGCTGCTTGCGCCCGCCTGGTGGGCACAAACAGCTATGTTTATTGAAATATTTTGGTTCAGCCTGCGTTGCGGCGGCTTTGCGCCGGCGTATTGACCGGCGTGACTGGCGGCTTGCCGCCCAGGTAGGCCATCAGGTTGTCGGCCGCCAGCTGGGCCATGGCCCGGCGCGTGCCCATCGTGGAGCTGGCGATATGCGGCGTCAACACCACGTTGGACAGTGCCAGCAGATCCGGGTGCACGGCAGGCTCGCCCTCAAACACATCCAGGCCAGCGGCAGCAATGGTTTTGTTCGCCAAGGCCTTGGCCAGCGCCACATCATCGACAATGCCGCCGCGCGCGATATTGATCAGCGTGGCAGTCGGCTTCATGCTGGCGATCTCGGCCGCGCCGATCGTGTGGTGGGCTTCGGGGGTGTAAGGCAGCACCAGCACCAGGTGGTCGGCGGTGCTGAGCAGCTCTTGCTTGCTGACATAGCGGGCCTTGCAATCGGCCTCCAGCTCGGGGCTGAGACGCGAGCGGTTGTGGTAGATGACCTGCATGCCAAAGCCATGGGCGCCGCGCCGGGCAATGGCCTGGCCGATGCGGCCCATGCCCAGAATGCCCAGGGTGCTGCCATGCACCTCGGCGCCGGCAAACAGGTCATAGCGCCAATCCTTCCACTGACCGGCGCGCAAGAAATGCTCGCTCTCGGTAATGCGGCGGGCAGTGGCCATCAACAGCGCAAAGCCAAAATCGGCCGTGGTCTCGGTCAGCACATCGGGCGCATTCGTGCCCTGTACGCCAGCTGCCGTCATCGCCGCCACGTCAAAGTTGTTGTAGCCCACCGCCATGTTGGCGCAGATCTGCAGCTGCGGGCAGGCGGCCAGCAAGGCCGCATCGATGCGCTGTGAGCCGGTGGTCAGCACGCCATCCATGCCTTGCAGGCGCTCGGCCAGCTCGGCGGGCGACCAGGCGATATCGTCCTGGTTGGAGCGGACATCGAAATGTTGTTCGAGCACAGTGACCACTTCGGGAGAAATGGCGCGGGCGATCAGAATTTTCGGGCGGGACATCAGCAGTTTCCTCGGCGGTTCAGCGGAACCAGATAAAAGTCATCACGATAAACAGCGGCACCAGGATGGAGCACGACCAGGCCATATAGCCAAAG contains the following coding sequences:
- a CDS encoding TatD family hydrolase; protein product: MFTDSHCHLNFPELAQDLPAIRAKMDEAQVTRALCISCTMEEFPDVHALAMRYDNFWCSVGVHPDTEGLTEPSAQDLVARAALPRVVAIGETGLDYYGMEDRKGGRTIADLEWQRERFRTHIRAAQQVRKPLVIHTRSASDDTLRLLREEGETGGTNAAGGVFHCFTESMDVARAALDLGFYISFSGIITFKKAQDLRDVAAFVPEDRLLIETDSPYLAPVPFRGKTNIPAYVPHVAAQIAAVRATSVEAVAEATNRNFDRLFSGVLS
- a CDS encoding PilZ domain-containing protein, giving the protein MNSPTPTPGTAGARPSVLQLAIKEKAALYAAYIPLFKEGGIFVPTPKDYALGDDVYLLLTLPQDPQRYPIAGKVGWVTPAGASGNRTQGIGVRFPKDPKTDELRYKIEQILGTALQADRATQTI
- the rmuC gene encoding DNA recombination protein RmuC, coding for MVVNLDLDPSLLHLVLLALLLLAALANLLILWLRRPKVDLGEAWAQQQERQARDQQQTVQALARSEGALSHLSQHVSLQLRELNQGSQDVMGEFRESLEARMSQSLAESRLGRQELTQALAGFETQLAQRLAHLDAAVNQRLSVLDTSLTQRVDALTRANHHSLTTLKTDVQSHLTGMQDGVGRQLAQLLQANQQQAEQLRGTLNERLASIQSDNASKLEEMRKTVDEKLHATLEQRLGESFKLVSDRLEQVHKGLGEMQTLAGSVGDLKRVMTNVKSRGTWGELQLGMIIDNVLTAQQYAKNVKTVPGSDEMVEFAIRLPGHSEDKPVWLPIDSKYPVEHYQRLMDAQESMDKAAIQSASTSFENSIRLEAKKIHSKYVSPPNTTDFAVLYLPTEGLFAEVMRRPGLVEAVQNDCRVMVSGPANLAAMLNSLQMGFKTLAIEKRSSEVWAVLGQVKTEFNKFGEVVEATRKSLDQAAKKFEQVDVRTRAIKKRLSHVHETPTAGEIGAISTDPDEGDSLTPIS
- a CDS encoding single-stranded DNA-binding protein, with amino-acid sequence MMDGLVSGRILGQPVERISKTGKPYALAKVRANAGAGDGEMLIVNVIAFDDAPVAALLGLGDADSICLSGSLTPKVWVDREGVTRPSVDMVAHQVLTAYAVARKRGVAGDADFDPAA
- a CDS encoding ankyrin repeat domain-containing protein, which codes for MKLLAKPGSLFPLRAACAAALWLACAAAQAGSYDDFFTRIIRDDAKGIEALVQRGFDPNTVSEKGETGLTQAFKLDSYRAAKGMIALPSTNVNLANAKGETPLMMAAIKGQVDLAKALIARDADVNREGWTPLHYAVSAPSEDGSDLQMVALLLEHHAYIDAASPNGTTPLMMAAQYGTRSAVQLLIKEGADPKLKNQQGLTASDFATRADRSEVVSWLVQAGAAPAGSGSAGATAAAKGGSSPKAQPGVYVPQTPAFPQEGRRKIQSNW
- a CDS encoding 2-hydroxyacid dehydrogenase, which translates into the protein MSRPKILIARAISPEVVTVLEQHFDVRSNQDDIAWSPAELAERLQGMDGVLTTGSQRIDAALLAACPQLQICANMAVGYNNFDVAAMTAAGVQGTNAPDVLTETTADFGFALLMATARRITESEHFLRAGQWKDWRYDLFAGAEVHGSTLGILGMGRIGQAIARRGAHGFGMQVIYHNRSRLSPELEADCKARYVSKQELLSTADHLVLVLPYTPEAHHTIGAAEIASMKPTATLINIARGGIVDDVALAKALANKTIAAAGLDVFEGEPAVHPDLLALSNVVLTPHIASSTMGTRRAMAQLAADNLMAYLGGKPPVTPVNTPAQSRRNAG
- a CDS encoding DNA polymerase III subunit delta' yields the protein MATAKNSAAAEPVSAAPAPAAPWIDRQREQLLAQRGHAWLLQGPSGLGQFSLAMGLVRAWLCDAPTPQGACGHCASCHAIDVHAHTDLCVLMPETEMLALGWPLPEKAQADIDDKKRKPSQEIRVDAMRDAVEFTQRTSGRGKGKAVLVFPAEKMNAITANALLKTLEEPPGDARFVLATEAAHQLLPTIRSRCLAHTMQWPDAASARNWLVAQAVPEDQVDALLQAAGGRPDDALAQMQAGRSPQVWKKLPKDLANGQPGALASLSAPEVVDALQKLCHDLLMLRVGAAPRFFEAADLPPPPALAVLARWSKALTQSLRTASHPFNQGLMLEALVAQAASVLQSRR
- a CDS encoding MFS transporter, yielding MNRELMRLIIGQFFVHTCMTGTRLAAPLLALRDGYTPGAVGFLLSLFALTQVFLALPAGRYADRHGFMKPMLAAIALAFAGTAIGVAFPRFEVLCLSALLTGAGCGISIIALQRHAGRVAHEASELRQIFSWLSLGPAIANFLGPMVTGLIIDHSTGQAGNNLSYRIAFAVLALFSVVAWWCVRSAEEIAPAPAKTDGQPHHAWDLLREQSFRRLLIVNWLVASCWDVHTFVVPLLGHDRGLSASEIGAVLGVFALAAFVIRVLLPAISRHLREMTVVMAAMVLTAAIFAIYPLMPNAWAMAFCSALLGIGLGSVQPMAMSMLHQITPEERHGEAVGLRLMLINGSSVCMPLMFGAAGAAIGVGGVFWVMGALIGAGSRMAWTLGKTPLPNFRTLDGVPVVPVTNADPPDKPTRHP
- the tmk gene encoding dTMP kinase, translating into MTPSSPASVAASPPASRGLFISFEGIDGAGKSSHIQGLHDAFVAAGRQVVSTREPGGTPLAEKLRALFLQEPMDALTEALLVFAGRRDHLQQVIEPALARGDVVLCDRFTDATFAYQGAGRGFDLQVLSVLEHMVQARPELGQGVLRQPDLTIWFDLPTEVAAERLAGARAPDRFEAEPQQFFARVAAGYAERALAQPERFARIDSHQPKPAVWQAVREAVEAQGWLSASQVEG